Genomic window (Helianthus annuus cultivar XRQ/B chromosome 3, HanXRQr2.0-SUNRISE, whole genome shotgun sequence):
acccgcaactGTTTGAATAAAGATCTGAAATGTCCAAATAGTAAACAactcacggtgatgtgcagctttgagcctaatttcgggacgaaattccctaaacaaggggaggctgtaacaccccgtgttttcgaatgtcaaagttaaagtcaaagtccaagtcaactttgacttccttgactgttaatgtttctttttgcttttgtattatgtggagtaagtgttgtctaaataaaacgatcgaatgtttaatcaatgcgaccgatttacgactgtgaatagtaggaagtaacaatgcgataaagttagctaatcagtaatcaaaccgatctaactatcatcgaactcgaaactcgaattacgcgaattttggtgtggttatacgtgtgtgtgtgccttatgtgttacctgtgcgtgcttactttatgacttgtgtggtgatcaatcgaaactcgaatcgaaactcgaaaagcaatcaaactcaatcgaaaccgacatcgaaacgtaaattatagatgattgtatgttagatatagtagttgggactgaaagtaatttgactaggaactctatcgtattcgtatcatcgtccatcgaaatcgaaatatcggaAATCGTCGTAAAACACTCAAAAAGGGGTTCCAGGTCGAACAGGAatcactgatcgaacaggctagccgatcgaacatgctgttcgatcgagcaacccattcgatcggaggtcctggccgatcggttgacactttcctcatttggagcctataaatagccctgtcattgtcactctttctacttttggaaagctctgaccgaaccagccctattcttcaccttttctcagatttctctcaactccggtaagttctcgctctaattcttgtacgttttttatcattatacgattctacacctttctatctttcaaaacttgattctaaccgtgaaatcaccaagatctaagtgttcttggatgatgtcatcatggtgttcttgaagaacatcatactttggcctcattcaaccatgaatagcttatatctaaccgatttccacataaacaaactaaaatctatcatagatctagacatttcatggttcaccgatttcgggttaaacgttaaactgtCGTTCCAAACAactcaccggccggacttgggtgattcctgtccgaaccagtgaagcaagtaagaacccacgttctatggtttaactTGCTGTCAAAATACTTTGAAATCATAACAaataatcaaaacagccaagcGTTAGAAGATAGGCCaaccaggtcagaattgctggccgaacggcaaggctattcgaacgaacaacccagccgatcggacataccagccgaacgaccgggccagccgatcggctagcacatggtcccacacttttcaaacttcatgaagtatgctattgacgaagtgatgttcgatcgaatatgttaatcgattggtaaacattactcttcggatcatgagatactatgcttcagcacTTAATCGATTCTACAACTTGTTCGTAGTCtggggtgccacccgatcgagcctgctactcgatcgagcgacatccaaCTGAGAAACCACTATCGAAGTgtataaccgatcggttaagccggccgatcgaacaggccgttcgatcgatcaacctgaaaggtaagaacacttcagtgttctcaaatactacaacgaaaacttcaaaagttcaaaccatcatacacaaacacatcagaggaagaaacaatccactcggatggtccagccgatcgagcctaccggccgatcgaacaagactgttcaaacggactttcaaaccgaacgaacagcccgttcgatcgaacctgctgttcgatcgaccaggctattcgatccatttacacttgtttgcatttccgcgttactcatcattatgttatcgaactattcaggctaaccctactctcagcgctcccttcaatccagaatcaatcactgtgagtatactcgaatccctttttgctttagcacttttgggtgttacatacgttacttatcaaaaccacaatcgaacacactattcaaattatttgaacgctaaccgattgcatgtattacgtgactaaatgtatgcttgttgttatgtttacacgtggaatgctgtctacctgccttagcaacgtagtactatagtttggactcagcacccgttcttacgggggttgttaaggacaattacttgcatggatttcGGTGGTAATCATgcattgcgaactgtctcggacagtcaacccgcagtcgttggtattgatagatccatgtcgataattaacatgcttcgttttcctctgtgtacgtgctggttatgcgtaaacaattcgaactctatatgctattatcaaacttgtatgctcacctttacatttatgtattgactgtattttaacgtatgtgacaggtgtttaagatgtttgcttgctaggaaagcgaggctagaataaagctctagaggcccccaacaaatagttgtctgtcaggaaagagcaactagagcatagttgtctgtagatcttgtcaggatGGGTCTTTAGGaacatttgaacaatatttatgttttgtgttaacttaaatctgagttgtcggaacagaactacttgtttggatgttatctgtaataatgtatttgtttattcgagatacggtatgggacgtatctttaactggattatatagatagttgttatggaaacttctgaacaatctgtttcgctcagtgccatgccccgatgattccgccatcggttggggtgtgacacaaacccccgccccaccataccccatggtatTAACAACTTACAAACAATATTTGTCAGCTTAATTTAGAATCAAACTTCTTCTTTTGGTCTCAGACACCACAACACTTCCCCCACCGCCACACCACTTGCTGtcacagccaccaccaccacttcccgTCACCATCACACCACCACAGCACTTCCCGTCACCATCACACCACTTCCCCAACCGCCACCATCGAACTGAGTCGGAGAAAATGCTGGCTCTTCTCTCTGTTGCCATCGTCGCTCGTCACGACTGTTATCATGAAATCGTCGCCGATTTGTTGCCAGAAATCTCCTCATCGTCATCCACCAACACCGCCTTTTTGATCGCTTTTGACGCGGCAACGACGGTTTTCCGACCTACAGATCTTGCGGCAGTGATAGTGATGGAGTATAGCCGCGTCGTCTGGGGACTGGATCTTTCTCTGTCTCTCTAATTTTTTACCTTACGTTTAGTTTATACTCGTTTTTCTTTTCAGAGCGGAGCTTGTTTGTTTGATCAGGACCGGAAAATGTTTGTGTGATAACGAAACCTATGGCGGTGGTACTTGGATAACATAAAGTGAGAGAACCTTTGTTGTTGTACAAATTATGGAGAAAAGAAAACGTGGTGTACCAAATGATCGACAGATGGTCCAATAGAACACAAACAGTAAAAGTTGAACGAAGGGCAGAAAAGTAAATTTGGACGGTGGAATGTCGGTGGCAAAGGCCACCAACTTTGTGTTTTAAGatagtatataatataatatactaAATGACAAAAACAAatttaaggatttaatgaaatTGAATAAATGGTTTTTATAATTTCATTTTTTATATCATTAAAAAACAATGACATATTTCAAAATTGAATAAATGATTTTTATAATTGaagttaccaaaataccctttcagttAACAAGCAATTtagatggagttagaggcggggaacAAAATAGGAAAAACACAGTAAACTATTAGAGGAAAATGAGTGTTTTTAAATGATTGGgacaaaaccgttaaaacgaacAAACCACAGGAAGCAAAACAAAAGTTTACTCTAAATTTAATAAATTAACACAACACAATATGCATATGTAATTCAATGTTTTTACATCTATTCTATATTCGATTTAACAATCTCGCCACAACACACTTGTCCTGAAACCCTATTTTTTGGGTCAAAACAATATCTGAAAAATCCGTTGACATATGCACAAGTTAAAGGAAAAACAGATAAAATTTATAGTTGCAACGTGGTTTGTTTTGCTTTGCACACATCCACGCAATCGCAGCAGAAATTTAGCTGAAAAAAGCACATGATCATCACCGTTTCTCCAATCCATTATTATTAGTATTTCTCCTAAATTCATCCCCTTTTCTCTACCAAAAAATCACCAACAAAAGATGAACAATCGGTCCATACACAACTCGGTTCCCACCGATATTGCCTTCAAAATCGCCTCTTTGCTTCAGGTATCTGTTAATATTTATGAGATTATGGATTAAGAATCATCTTtctcatttttgtaattttttgatGAAATAAATTTGGGATTTTGATGAAGGAGTTGGATTTGTGTGCGTTGGGTAGTTGCTCTCGGTTTTGGCGGGAGCTTTGTGGGTCGGATCATATATGGTCAGGTCTATGCATAGACAGGTGGCCAGCCCTAGGTTTTGACAAAGGTCAATCTTATGATGTTGTTCCTGAATTCAACCCTCATCATCTCCAGCAGCAGCATTTGGACTCTAATTTGAAGGTCAATTTctgtttttttagggttttttatataattgtgtttttatgtatatttgttTGTTAGGATGGTGGTTGCAGagatatatattattaataaattgaTTGAAGGATGATAATATGGTATTCTGGTTATATTGCAAACTTTTAAATATGACTTAGAAAAGTAATACTCAATGGTTGGGTGATCAAACACTTCGGGCGGTGGGTTTCATCTGGAATGGTGGCGGGTGGGCCACCATCGTCGTCTGCGTTCGTGGACGTGGGTGGCCTTTTTGCCATTGGATTTACCCGGGTGCAAGGTTTAAAACTACGGAATCGTGCCttgaggcgttttcccttcgcctcaaggcggaattaaaaaataaatataaaaattatatatcttgtaaaaaataaaatactaactaatttcatcatcTGATTCATCAAAAACACACGTAAAAAAGACTTGAAATGTCTGAAATTGAccaaaaaagtcaaaaacatcccccccccccccccttaagcGCTCCCTGAGGCACACGTACAAAATAACCCTCTGAGGCGCCGCCTCAGACTCGTTATTTGGGCGCCTCGCTTTGAGGCGCACGCGTCAGCCGTTGTTTTACACCATGCCTGGGTGATCGGGCTTTTGTTGGTCGTTCAATAAAATTGATTATTATGTGCGATCATTcacttccaagtttgttttttttataccATCCGGCGCGGGGCGGCCTGTGAAATGCCTCAAACCTGTAAAACAGACCTTGATAATAAAGTTCGCTTTAGGCCCTCAAATATGTTGAGCCACCCCTGTTGAGGTGGTGCTCCATCACGTGGGTCAAAAATAAGGTCGGGCTAGAATTAGGGTCTAAAAGAGGCTGATATGTAAAAATGAACAAAAGGATGAATAGATTATGAATGGTTTCCTTGACAAAGAAGGCTGATATGTAAAAGATGGGTATACATAGAGCAACGCCTCGTATAAGTGAAGCTCTTGTCCCGCACCTCGACTTTCAAGACCTAAACACCTTGGACCCCACGCGCTTTTAAAACCAAGCTTCCAACATTCTGTTGTATCCATATTAATGTAGATGACATTCATCTTTTGGTTTTATCTTTTACATGTGAATGTAGGGATGGAGGGGATTTTATGTGAATAAACATCATGAGATGGCTAGTAAAGCAGATGCTGTTATTGCTTTTTTGGAACAATGCATATCGTCAGAGTCCATCGAGGTTAATCATTATCTGGTTGCAATGCAAAATATGCATTCAATGCAGTTTGGATTTAGAGATGTAGTGTTGTTCTTTTTCAAAGAAAATCTTCATGTGCTGCTTAATTTGGCTGGTATGCACTACTGTATAGCATGGCTTGGAGTGCCGGTAAGCATACAACAACCATCCATTTAGCCGTTTAATCTTCTATTTTGTCTATCAATTAACTTCATGGTGATGATGTGATCTGTAACTAGGGGTGCAAGCTGCTCGAGATcagctcgagaaaaagctcgaaacgagccgagcttgagcctataACAAAGCTCGATTGTTTTTTGAGCTCGAGCctggcatgtgaagctcgtcaggCTCTTCGAGCCTTATTGAGCCTAATGTAatgtaatattagttttattaatatttaataacatttaccccatatatcattttttttagtaaacGAGCGAAGCCGAGCTTTTTTGAACTTCTTTACGAGACGAgcccgaacctaaaaataagcttgtttgaTAAACGAGCCTGAGCCCGAgtccgagcttcacttatcgagcttgcgagcctaaacgagattattatttatattatttttatttttatttaatatattaactaatgaataataaacgagccgagccgagcttgagctcgaATAAGTTAATTGAgttcgagctcgagcctggtcgagctcgggttCGGCTTGGCGCTTAAAACTAATTATTAAATTAAAGAATTTACGTGTTCATTGGGATTATAAAATTTATGGCATTTTTTGCAGGCTGAGCGTGTGATGGAAGCCTTATATAGGAGCAAGATTTCCGATAGAAAAATATGTGTTCAGTGGTGGAAGCTCGGGCGGTGGTCGTACGGATTTAGACTGCGTGACGAGTCAATTTCAAGGAGGGCTTCCCTTAGAGATCTTGCAATGACAAAAGAGCAGGAAGTTCTTGACGTTCTTTATCGCGGTGCAATTCATGAGGTCATACGCGTTCAGATTTCAGCACCTAAGCCCGTTAGTTCTCATTGGTCATGCCAAAGTCAGATTGCAGGAACATCAGGTTAGAAAAGGTTTCTTTCTATCTGAGGTCAGTTGGTTATTTGTCTGTGTGTATGTGtacgtatatatgtatataatgcATTGTGTGCATAATTGTTGGTAATGGTATATAAGTCCAAAAATGGTAAATGATGTAATTTATCTTAACAAAATAAGGCATCTGTGTGTATTGATTTGCCTGAAGGATGTTTTTTTCATAAGCtagttttgttttaattattcatGTAGACAAGCTACCATTTCAAGCACGCGCCAACAACACTTTTGCGTTAAGTGTGTTGTCAAGCAATTTAAGGACAACGTTTGACCATCAGACCTCACACCCTGCTCTTTTCATATTGAAAGGGCAAGAATACTCGACCCTTTGTAAATAAGCACTAAAATGACAAAGGCCTGCATTTTTATCCTATGCGCCATAAATGCACGTTGCTACAATGTGTCATCAGTCATGCTCTTGCCGCTCTTGCCGCTTGATAAGTTGATAATGTTGTGTGACTACTCATGTGATTAATCTTACGAACAACCACTGATTTAGTAATAGTTGTCTAAACTCCATGCCCTAAATAGCAAACGCAAGCATTGTGTAATTTTTCCTCCCCAAGACATGTGAAGAAACACAATCATACTACACGCGTCCACATTGTATGTCATTGCAATTGTCAATTGATCATACGCACGTTGATTATACAAAGTGAAAATTTGACATGCAGAGTGATGATTCGTGTACGGCATAACTTTTAGCCATAGTTGATGGTAATGAAGAATCTATGTTCTCGATTTAGAGGTGGCGATATATGGTACGTAGGGGTGGATCTAGTGTCTGCCTGGGTGGGTGGACGCACCCCTTGGAGAAAACCTGACCACATCCCTTGAACTACTCATCCGCACCCCCAACAAATAATTCTTGGGTCCACCACTGATGGTAAGAGGGGATGTCATATGTTGGCAACCCCAAGGAATACTTGAAACTTGTGTCAATGACGGGTGGTGATGGCACAGGTCCATGTACTCGACAGACAAGTAATATGTTATATGATGTGTCAAATTTTGTAAGCTCAAGAGTTCTTTTCTCGTTTCTCTTATTTCAAccctttttgttttattttttaatttgaaaaaggTTAATTAAAATAACTTTATTACTTAAAGTACTTACTACTACATGTAATTTAATTCATTTCTTATCTTAAGATATCATTTTATAATTATTAAATCTTTATTACTAAccatttaatattttatttattcaactcgtgtaactCACGAGTTTCTAAGCTAGACAGCTAATGATAATAACAATAAATTTGTATTTTAATCCCAAAACACTTTTAGATAACAATATATAAGACGACACAAATACAAACATAAGATATCTATAGTAGTTTTACAACGATATCTAGTAATTTAGTAAAGCCTACTTCAATTCAATCCACACAAGTTGAGGAAGAATTGGGTAGCTAAATGTTTCTGAGGCACTCCAAAACCGTGTGTCTACAGCAAATATAAATGCTAATCCAGTGTTCATAATATATGTGTAACAAATATATAATAGATATATGAATCAAACCCAATTGAAGATGCGAAATGAAGACCAGCATTCGGTCATTCTTGTGGTAGAACGGGAGGGGCAATCGACCGGGTATTATAAGATCTGCAATGGCGGCATTTATGTCCTAATATGTGGAAGTAAACTTCTGTTGTGTCGTTGCAATCGTTGCATAATATCCAAATCTGCAAATGTTACAATATCGGTACAAAGGTTAAAATTCCGACTTGCTTACTCATACGCGggttgttatgttatgttatataaTATATCTCTAATCAATCAAACGGGTAAAAACGGAAAGTTCACCCGAAAGAGAATATCACCATACAGAATTGTTCACTTTAAAGGATATGTGTTGGTT
Coding sequences:
- the LOC110929910 gene encoding uncharacterized protein LOC110929910 encodes the protein MNNRSIHNSVPTDIAFKIASLLQELDLCALGSCSRFWRELCGSDHIWSGLCIDRWPALGFDKGQSYDVVPEFNPHHLQQQHLDSNLKGWRGFYVNKHHEMASKADAVIAFLEQCISSESIEVNHYLVAMQNMHSMQFGFRDVVLFFFKENLHVLLNLAGMHYCIAWLGVPAERVMEALYRSKISDRKICVQWWKLGRWSYGFRLRDESISRRASLRDLAMTKEQEVLDVLYRGAIHEVIRVQISAPKPVSSHWSCQSQIAGTSG